The nucleotide sequence TGTCTCCTTCCACGGAAATTCTGACATGAAAACCTTTTCGGCAAAGCCGGCCGAGGTGACGAAGAAGTGGGTGCTGATCGACGCCAAGGGTCTGGTCGTCGGCCGTCTCGCCACCATCGTCGCCATGCGGCTCCGCGGCAAGCACCTCCCGACCTACACCCCGCACGTTGATTGCGGCGACAACGTCATCATCATCAACGCCCAGCATGCGGTGCTCACCGGCCGCAAGCGCGAGCAGAAGACCTACTACAAGCACACCGGCTATGTCGGTCACGTCAAGGAGCGCACCGCGCGCCAGATCCTCGAGGGCCGTCATCCCGAGCGCGTGCTCGAGAAGGCCGTCGAGCGCATGATCCCGCGTGGTCCGCTCGGCCGTGTCCAGATGAGCAACCTCCGCGTCTACGGCGGGGCCGATCATCCGCATGAGGCGCAGCAGCCGGAGAAGCTCGACATCGCCAAGTTGAACCGCAAGAACACGAGGGCCGCATAACATGGCCGAATCCATCCAGTCGCTCGACCAGCTCTCGCAGCTCAAGACGGCCGCGCCCGAGGCGCCCAAGCACGAGAAGAAGGTCGACAAGCTCAATCGCGCCTATGCCACCGGCAAGCGCAAGGACGCGGTCGCCCGCGTCTGGATCAAGCCGGGTGCCGGCAAGGTCATGGTCAACTCGCGCGAGGTCGAAATCTATTTCGCCCGTCCCGTGCTGCGCATGATGATCCAGCAGCCGTTCGTCGCGGCCCAGCGCGCCGGCCAGTACGACGTGATCTGCACCGTCGCCGGCGGCGGTCTGTCCGGCCAGGCCGGCGCCGTTCGTCACGGCATCTCCAAGGCGCTCACCTATTTCGAGCCGGAGCTGCGTACGGTGCTCAAGAAGGGCGGCTTCCTCACCCGCGACTCCCGCGTGGTCGAGCGCAAGAAGTACGGCAAGGCGAAGGCGCGCCGGTCGTTCCAGTTCTCCAAGCGTTAATCGCTTCGGTAATATTCGCCGCGAAAGCGGTTTCAATGAGATGCAAAAGGGCGCTGGTTTCAGCGCCCTTTTTGTTGTTCGTTTGTATGCAAATTCATGGATTCTTTCGTGAAAACTTGCCCCCGCATGAAAACCTGAATGGAACCCGCGGGACATAGCGTCGCATCTGGAAGGGCGCGCAAGTCGGCTGAGCCGATCGCGTAACTGCTATGTTTTAAAGGGGGCCGACATGATGTCGCTCGATAGCATCACGCTCTATTTGGTCGCCACGATGGTTGCCGCACTGCTCGGCGCCATGATGGTGTTTTTCGGCAAGCAGGAGAACAGCCCCGCGCTGAAATGGTGGGGCATGTCATATCTGCTCGGCGCGGCCTCGGTGGCGCTGTGGACGGCGGCCGGCGACAGGCTCGGTCCGCAAGTGTATCTAGCGCTGAACGCGGCCGGCTTCGTCGCCTGCGGCATGGTGTGGAACGCCGCGCGCGTTTTCCACGGCCGCAAGCCGAACTGGCCGGGCCTCGTGATCGGTGCACTCGCGTGGGTCGCGGCGGTGACGCTGCTCGATCCCGCCGCATCCACGCTGCGCATGGTCATCGGCGCCGGCATCGTCTCAGTCTATGCGGCGCTGACTGCGAGCGAGCTCTGGGTCGAGCGGCGCAAGAGCCTGCAGCGGCGCTGGCCGGCCGTTGTGGTGCCGGTGATGCACGGCTGCGTGCTGATGCTGCCGATCCTGATCGGTGGCTTCTTGCGGCCAAACGATGCAAGCTTCTCGGCCAGCATCTGGGTCACCATGTTCGCGGTCGAGCTCGTGCTCTATGCCGTCGGCACCGTGTTCGTGATCTTCATGCTGGTGTCGGAGCGTACGGTCACGGCGCACAGGACCGCGGCTTCCACCGATCCCCTGACCGGCATGCTCAACCGCCGCGGCTTCTCGGAGGCCTGCTCGCGGGTGATCGAGCGCGAGGCCAAGGG is from Bradyrhizobium sp. ISRA430 and encodes:
- the rplM gene encoding 50S ribosomal protein L13, whose product is MKTFSAKPAEVTKKWVLIDAKGLVVGRLATIVAMRLRGKHLPTYTPHVDCGDNVIIINAQHAVLTGRKREQKTYYKHTGYVGHVKERTARQILEGRHPERVLEKAVERMIPRGPLGRVQMSNLRVYGGADHPHEAQQPEKLDIAKLNRKNTRAA
- the rpsI gene encoding 30S ribosomal protein S9, producing MAESIQSLDQLSQLKTAAPEAPKHEKKVDKLNRAYATGKRKDAVARVWIKPGAGKVMVNSREVEIYFARPVLRMMIQQPFVAAQRAGQYDVICTVAGGGLSGQAGAVRHGISKALTYFEPELRTVLKKGGFLTRDSRVVERKKYGKAKARRSFQFSKR
- a CDS encoding GGDEF domain-containing protein; this translates as MMSLDSITLYLVATMVAALLGAMMVFFGKQENSPALKWWGMSYLLGAASVALWTAAGDRLGPQVYLALNAAGFVACGMVWNAARVFHGRKPNWPGLVIGALAWVAAVTLLDPAASTLRMVIGAGIVSVYAALTASELWVERRKSLQRRWPAVVVPVMHGCVLMLPILIGGFLRPNDASFSASIWVTMFAVELVLYAVGTVFVIFMLVSERTVTAHRTAASTDPLTGMLNRRGFSEACSRVIEREAKGGRPVTVMIFDIDHFKSINDRFGHPAGDEMLKLFSTVVVSNLRISDLSGRIGGEEFAALLPCSLEEGVLVAERVREAFETSGVVVEEGPVDTTVSIGVAGGPAGTELEVLLAAADTALYQAKRGGRNRVEAAEELPLSLENWRRQSAARVGVPRTQTATV